The Thermococcus sp. genome contains a region encoding:
- a CDS encoding DUF116 domain-containing protein, with amino-acid sequence MGIENLVAKLLASGADLSTRSAVRAVLSLMGEDEELADQIYVELKNRAHAEDFAKVPPEKRAVFIPQCLRNFRECPAELGEYGFECMKCGRCQICSIIEAGEGMGYRQFYIVPGGSLVKKILKSKVPRGEIKAAVGIACWPELAEAAEKLSHLRLPLQAVPLIRAGCINTAVDLRRVEETLAMGVVPVEKRRISIDSSATPGF; translated from the coding sequence ATGGGTATCGAAAACCTCGTTGCAAAACTGCTTGCTTCCGGTGCTGACCTGAGCACAAGGAGCGCTGTCAGGGCCGTGCTCTCTCTGATGGGTGAAGATGAGGAACTGGCGGATCAAATCTACGTTGAGCTCAAAAACAGGGCCCATGCTGAGGATTTTGCAAAAGTTCCTCCCGAGAAGAGGGCGGTCTTCATCCCCCAGTGCCTCAGAAACTTCCGCGAATGTCCTGCGGAGCTTGGGGAGTACGGCTTTGAATGCATGAAGTGCGGGCGGTGCCAGATATGTTCCATTATCGAGGCCGGGGAGGGAATGGGTTACAGGCAGTTCTACATAGTCCCCGGTGGAAGCCTCGTCAAGAAAATCCTCAAATCCAAAGTCCCGAGGGGGGAGATCAAGGCTGCCGTTGGAATCGCCTGCTGGCCGGAGCTTGCCGAAGCCGCTGAGAAGCTTTCCCATCTCCGGCTTCCTCTCCAGGCCGTGCCGCTCATCCGGGCGGGTTGCATAAACACCGCGGTCGACCTCAGGCGCGTTGAGGAGACCTTGGCGATGGGGGTCGTCCCGGTGGAAAAGAGAAGGATTTCAATTGATTCCAGCGCTACTCCCGGTTTCTGA
- a CDS encoding DMT family transporter, with translation MNRSELVLLGITAIWGFTFPAMKVSLDYLPPILFLAYRFGIASLLMLLLFRSRVLRGETFREGFVLGVTLFFGHGFQIVGLKYTTASNSAFITSLYVVFTPFIAYFLLRDRLKLRDAVSLAVALTGLYLISGASLNFNYGDLLTVLCALSFAFQIVLVQRFGEKDYLSLAFWQITWNFVFSLAFALLFEPFAVPTDPLPWAGVLYTSLFATVIAFTLQVKHQRNTKAHKAALIYSAEPIFGHIAAFITIGEVLSAKGYLGAALIMAGIWNEVRNRE, from the coding sequence ATGAACCGCTCCGAGCTTGTACTCCTCGGTATAACCGCGATATGGGGCTTCACCTTTCCCGCCATGAAGGTTAGCCTCGACTACCTGCCGCCGATACTCTTCCTGGCCTACCGCTTCGGCATAGCCTCGCTCCTGATGCTCCTCCTCTTCCGGTCGAGGGTTTTGAGGGGGGAGACCTTCAGGGAGGGTTTCGTCCTCGGAGTTACACTCTTCTTCGGCCACGGCTTCCAGATAGTCGGGCTGAAGTACACCACCGCCTCGAATTCGGCCTTCATAACGTCCCTCTACGTGGTATTCACTCCCTTCATAGCGTACTTCCTTCTTCGGGATCGGCTCAAGCTCAGGGATGCCGTTTCACTTGCAGTAGCTCTGACCGGCCTCTACCTGATCTCAGGGGCGAGCCTGAACTTCAACTACGGCGACCTGCTTACGGTACTCTGTGCCCTCAGCTTCGCCTTCCAGATAGTCCTCGTTCAGCGCTTTGGGGAGAAGGACTACCTAAGCTTAGCCTTCTGGCAGATAACGTGGAACTTCGTCTTCTCGCTGGCATTTGCGCTCCTCTTCGAGCCATTCGCTGTCCCCACGGACCCGCTGCCCTGGGCCGGGGTGCTCTACACGTCGCTGTTCGCGACGGTCATAGCGTTCACCCTCCAGGTGAAGCACCAGAGGAACACGAAGGCCCACAAGGCGGCGCTGATATACTCCGCCGAACCGATATTCGGCCACATAGCGGCGTTCATAACGATAGGGGAAGTCCTCAGCGCCAAGGGCTACCTGGGCGCGGCGCTGATAATGGCCGGAATATGGAACGAGGTCAGAAACCGGGAGTAG
- a CDS encoding 4Fe-4S dicluster domain-containing protein: MGEEVVEKVWILITPDKCSGCRLCEVACSLEHEGIIWPEASRIRIYELLPGVNVPHTCVQCPDYPCVNACNFDALSVDEKTGAVLVNEEKCTECGACVLACPGNVPRIPVGKGSVVICDLCGGQPKCVEVCHEAGHDALTLVKGQYRSVYRTFAKDPVEKSAELARKMYGEEFLG, translated from the coding sequence ATGGGTGAAGAAGTGGTGGAGAAGGTATGGATCCTGATAACCCCGGACAAGTGCAGCGGCTGCAGGCTGTGCGAGGTGGCCTGTTCGCTGGAGCACGAGGGAATAATATGGCCGGAGGCATCGCGTATAAGGATATACGAACTCCTGCCAGGCGTCAACGTTCCCCACACCTGCGTCCAGTGCCCGGATTATCCGTGTGTGAACGCGTGCAACTTCGATGCGCTGAGCGTCGACGAGAAAACGGGTGCCGTGCTGGTGAACGAAGAGAAGTGCACCGAGTGCGGGGCGTGCGTCCTTGCCTGTCCCGGCAACGTCCCAAGGATTCCGGTGGGCAAGGGCAGTGTGGTGATCTGCGACCTCTGCGGGGGGCAGCCCAAGTGCGTTGAGGTCTGCCACGAGGCCGGCCACGATGCACTGACGCTGGTGAAGGGCCAGTACCGCTCGGTGTACAGGACATTCGCGAAGGACCCGGTCGAGAAGAGCGCCGAGCTGGCGAGGAAAATGTACGGAGAGGAGTTTCTGGGGTGA
- a CDS encoding aldehyde ferredoxin oxidoreductase family protein, producing MKGYAGKLLDVNLSTGNVKTVELDEDMLRFYGGRGLGTYILWKELGERWEKVDPLGEENLLLILTGPLTGYYPGIKTAVLAKSPESNGVVGSVLSSEVGIELKASGYDGIIIRGKAREPVYLFINDDDVEVRDASKYWGMGGLELHKTLLKEVHDELRKKAKLRGVPKEPAMMYIGRGGEEKVRFAAIMSKLMHAAGYGGFGAVMGSKNLKAVIVKGNKALPGVHDKEKFKSLLREFQRELLTLTTFRQWGTGAGGYSVGKDRSSQPVRNWQEEYHDDERISVVNFELKAWVKKYWADYGCPVNCMKISYLRYGEYKGSITDAPDYELMAYMGTNLGVFEPEKVVYLSYLVDELGLDGINAGNVLGFAAELYQRGILTEEDIGFKLEWGDEKAFARLLELIVNREGIGEILAEGTYRAAKRISEMKGVDAMRYAVHVKGIGVGAHGIRSDLDYTRDISYAVSVQGGDHTATAGLPARSYEGELVNAFYDSAVICMFTTRPGFERIIEFGNAVTGFELTPEKWFNETGLRIIHLQRILLLLGGPDVHWDPRKDDDNPERFYEPLPTGPVKGKAPTREEISEKVRQYYEQVGYDEHGIPREEVLEELGLSEAKREVKRIRERLGL from the coding sequence ATGAAGGGCTACGCTGGAAAGCTCCTGGACGTTAATCTGAGCACGGGAAACGTGAAAACTGTCGAGCTGGATGAGGACATGCTCCGCTTCTACGGCGGCAGGGGGCTCGGCACTTACATCCTCTGGAAGGAGCTCGGCGAGAGGTGGGAAAAGGTAGACCCGCTCGGCGAGGAGAACCTCCTCCTGATCCTCACCGGCCCGCTGACGGGCTACTACCCGGGAATAAAGACCGCTGTACTGGCCAAGTCCCCGGAGAGCAACGGTGTGGTGGGAAGCGTCCTCAGCAGCGAGGTGGGAATAGAGCTTAAGGCGAGCGGCTACGACGGGATAATAATCCGCGGAAAGGCCAGGGAGCCGGTTTACCTCTTCATCAACGACGACGATGTGGAGGTGAGGGACGCCTCAAAGTACTGGGGAATGGGAGGCCTTGAGCTCCACAAGACCCTGCTGAAGGAAGTCCACGACGAGCTGAGGAAGAAGGCCAAGCTGAGGGGCGTCCCGAAGGAGCCCGCCATGATGTACATCGGCAGGGGCGGAGAGGAGAAGGTGAGGTTCGCCGCAATAATGAGCAAGCTGATGCACGCAGCAGGTTACGGCGGCTTTGGGGCAGTTATGGGGAGCAAGAATCTCAAGGCGGTCATCGTTAAGGGGAATAAAGCTCTGCCGGGGGTTCACGACAAAGAAAAGTTCAAGTCCCTCCTCAGGGAGTTCCAGAGGGAGCTTTTGACCCTTACCACCTTCCGCCAGTGGGGGACCGGGGCAGGTGGCTACAGCGTCGGCAAGGACCGCTCAAGCCAGCCGGTCAGGAACTGGCAGGAGGAGTACCACGACGACGAGAGGATAAGCGTGGTGAACTTCGAGCTCAAGGCCTGGGTCAAGAAGTACTGGGCCGACTACGGCTGTCCCGTCAACTGCATGAAGATATCCTACCTCCGCTATGGCGAGTACAAGGGCTCGATAACCGACGCCCCTGACTACGAGCTGATGGCCTACATGGGGACCAACCTTGGCGTTTTCGAGCCGGAGAAGGTCGTCTACCTGTCCTACCTCGTTGACGAACTCGGCCTCGACGGGATAAACGCGGGCAACGTCCTCGGTTTTGCGGCGGAGCTCTACCAGCGCGGAATCCTTACTGAGGAAGACATCGGCTTCAAGCTCGAATGGGGCGATGAGAAGGCCTTCGCAAGGCTCCTTGAGCTGATAGTTAACAGAGAAGGCATCGGAGAGATCCTGGCCGAGGGGACTTACCGGGCCGCGAAGAGGATCTCGGAGATGAAGGGCGTCGATGCCATGAGATATGCAGTCCACGTCAAGGGGATTGGAGTGGGCGCCCACGGGATAAGGAGCGACCTCGACTACACGAGGGACATAAGCTACGCGGTTTCAGTCCAGGGAGGCGACCACACGGCAACCGCCGGTCTGCCGGCGAGGAGCTACGAGGGCGAGCTGGTGAATGCCTTCTACGACTCGGCCGTTATATGTATGTTCACGACGAGACCGGGCTTTGAGCGGATTATCGAGTTCGGAAACGCGGTTACGGGCTTTGAGCTGACGCCGGAGAAGTGGTTCAACGAGACCGGCCTGAGAATAATCCACCTCCAGAGGATCCTGCTCCTCCTCGGGGGGCCCGACGTCCACTGGGACCCGAGGAAGGACGACGACAACCCGGAGAGGTTCTACGAGCCCCTTCCGACCGGGCCGGTCAAGGGTAAAGCTCCAACCAGGGAGGAGATAAGCGAGAAGGTCCGCCAGTACTACGAGCAGGTCGGCTACGACGAGCATGGAATCCCAAGGGAGGAAGTCCTTGAGGAGCTCGGCCTGAGCGAAGCGAAGCGCGAGGTGAAGCGCATAAGGGAGCGCCTTGGCCTCTGA
- a CDS encoding MoaD/ThiS family protein: protein MKVTLILYGEHALKHGPRKELEVEEGKRVGELLRELGIGTDEHHILVNEKRVEESHPLREGDRIKVLPVVYGGSLAGPVDALHVHGQKHLDVA from the coding sequence ATGAAAGTGACCCTGATACTCTACGGGGAGCACGCCCTAAAACACGGCCCTCGAAAGGAGCTTGAGGTGGAGGAAGGCAAGAGAGTGGGCGAGCTGCTCAGGGAGCTGGGAATAGGGACGGACGAGCACCACATCCTGGTGAACGAGAAAAGGGTGGAAGAAAGCCATCCCCTCAGGGAGGGCGACAGGATCAAGGTGCTCCCGGTGGTCTACGGCGGGTCACTCGCCGGGCCCGTGGACGCACTCCATGTTCATGGCCAGAAGCATCTCGACGTAGCCTGA
- a CDS encoding glycoside hydrolase: MEMKYAHHFHAYQPGDIVYVKDGDGSRPIEYDERKSPVAVKIRGEEVRGENWTRAMLYSYEHIADTLSRMKGVSVDIEPFTFLMLLHYRRKAFEDAVGLLRRFDAVPTTPFHPIVPHLDEFEQRILARVSFDFYAPLVEKRQVIGYWLPEAVITREGASVVESSTDRRLVFLLDERQLLYDLPQAKHSCNRYGNSFVFGREWRISDAFAFNTLDVPGLVSATLSYRDDHKESLGVPYLVFTASDLESLLGNPQQLDRFTAWMEGLERNGVERVSAMEFVRRKLSGEFKRLDGECSFEMRVKDHSSWSDYFDLSPDGKTSDSRWLGYRRADGKVFAREVKGRKISQLWKVAFTRLFEELNKAVRLGVIKGLEGLGVEPSKAEEFLVRYARIFFRDYYEYFGMETSSDYVIEPVNGEREALKLGRVYYLMLLANHSCPRFWENLDTRVAFGNVSVMAKALIELMKHFDGSELQSLFIGAYLRLLNFESLYNLWNLGAMPSLGGWETGEKAWLDALKPEVPTSGYNVVTRAALYVGRLDLRGELRSLIEPYNLEWAVADTGHIPGEVHGEWENREWCEHRGH; the protein is encoded by the coding sequence ATGGAGATGAAGTACGCCCACCACTTCCACGCCTACCAGCCCGGCGACATAGTCTACGTTAAAGACGGTGACGGTTCAAGGCCAATTGAGTACGATGAGAGGAAGAGCCCGGTCGCGGTCAAAATTCGCGGCGAAGAGGTGAGAGGCGAGAACTGGACGAGGGCTATGCTCTACTCCTACGAGCACATAGCCGACACCCTCTCGCGCATGAAGGGGGTGAGCGTGGACATAGAGCCCTTCACATTCCTAATGCTTCTCCACTACCGCAGGAAGGCCTTTGAGGACGCCGTTGGGCTCCTCCGTAGGTTTGATGCGGTTCCCACAACGCCGTTCCACCCGATCGTCCCTCACCTCGATGAATTCGAGCAGAGGATCCTCGCGCGGGTCTCCTTTGACTTCTATGCACCTCTGGTCGAGAAGAGGCAGGTAATCGGCTACTGGCTCCCCGAGGCCGTGATAACAAGGGAGGGTGCCTCGGTGGTCGAGTCTTCAACTGACAGAAGGCTGGTCTTCCTCCTCGACGAGAGGCAGCTCCTCTACGACCTCCCCCAGGCGAAGCACTCCTGCAACCGCTACGGAAACTCCTTCGTCTTCGGGAGGGAGTGGCGCATAAGCGACGCCTTCGCCTTCAACACCCTCGACGTTCCCGGTCTGGTCTCCGCTACCCTCTCCTACCGCGACGACCACAAGGAGAGCCTCGGCGTCCCCTACCTGGTCTTCACAGCGAGTGACCTGGAAAGCCTCCTCGGAAACCCGCAGCAGCTCGACCGCTTCACCGCCTGGATGGAGGGGCTTGAGCGTAACGGCGTCGAGAGGGTCTCAGCGATGGAGTTCGTGAGGAGAAAGCTCTCCGGTGAGTTCAAACGCCTCGACGGCGAGTGCTCCTTTGAGATGCGCGTCAAGGACCACTCCTCCTGGAGCGACTACTTCGATTTGAGCCCCGACGGCAAGACGAGCGATTCAAGGTGGCTCGGCTACAGGAGGGCCGACGGGAAGGTCTTCGCGAGGGAGGTGAAGGGGAGAAAGATCTCCCAGCTCTGGAAGGTCGCCTTCACGCGCCTGTTTGAGGAGCTGAACAAGGCGGTTAGGCTTGGAGTCATCAAGGGCCTCGAAGGCCTCGGGGTTGAGCCTTCAAAGGCCGAAGAGTTCCTCGTCCGCTACGCGCGTATCTTCTTCAGGGACTACTACGAGTACTTCGGCATGGAGACCTCGTCCGACTATGTCATTGAGCCGGTGAACGGCGAGAGGGAAGCTTTGAAGCTCGGAAGGGTCTACTACCTCATGCTCCTCGCCAACCACTCCTGCCCCCGCTTCTGGGAGAACCTCGACACGAGGGTCGCCTTCGGCAACGTCTCGGTCATGGCGAAGGCCCTCATTGAGCTGATGAAGCACTTCGACGGCAGTGAGCTTCAGAGCCTCTTCATTGGAGCCTACCTGAGGCTCCTCAACTTCGAGAGCCTCTACAACCTCTGGAATCTCGGCGCGATGCCCTCCCTGGGGGGCTGGGAGACGGGTGAGAAAGCGTGGCTGGATGCGTTAAAGCCAGAAGTCCCGACCAGCGGCTACAACGTCGTGACGAGGGCTGCACTCTACGTTGGAAGGCTCGACCTGCGTGGCGAGCTCCGCTCCCTTATCGAGCCCTACAACCTTGAGTGGGCCGTCGCCGACACGGGCCACATCCCGGGCGAGGTTCACGGGGAGTGGGAGAACCGCGAGTGGTGCGAGCATAGGGGACATTAG
- the cca gene encoding CCA tRNA nucleotidyltransferase: MDVEAVIEEVLPRIRPTEDERAFVEGLMKELEKLAVETIGELGLDVKPYFVGSLAKDTYLAGDHDIDLFLAFPLETPLEELRKKGLELGKAIAERLDSYELAYAEHPYVRARYKGVKVDLVPCYDVKSWGDVRTAVDRSILHNRWVLENLNGRNEEVRLLKRFLKGINAYGSEIYVRGFSGYLAEILVIKYGSFLEVLKNTDFMLRQKIIDPGNWLKREYETAMRTIRREADADRPLIVIDPVDPRRNVAANLSWERYGVFYFRAHQFLERPSGEFFFGKEKRSGNYLEELRRKGTHLVTLAFNAPNLVEDVLIPQLERSARGFEKALSREGFSVLGWDVGRKGERAFIMLEVDRRERERVKIKPGPEFFTERGWDFYRKNERVWIIGKRLFAEKAVKEDVSGVIVELIEKNRIAMGKNVRENIRNAEILLDYVPKELENEAYLFLSREKWNLKE; encoded by the coding sequence ATGGACGTCGAGGCTGTCATCGAAGAAGTCCTGCCCAGGATAAGGCCCACGGAGGATGAGAGGGCCTTCGTCGAGGGCCTGATGAAAGAGCTTGAAAAGCTGGCAGTGGAGACCATAGGGGAGCTCGGCCTCGACGTTAAACCCTACTTCGTGGGTTCCCTCGCGAAGGACACCTATTTGGCCGGAGACCACGACATCGACCTTTTCCTTGCCTTCCCCCTTGAGACCCCGCTTGAGGAGCTCCGGAAGAAGGGACTGGAGCTCGGAAAGGCCATAGCCGAGAGGCTCGATTCCTACGAGCTCGCCTATGCGGAACACCCCTACGTGAGGGCGCGCTATAAGGGCGTGAAGGTTGACCTCGTGCCCTGCTACGACGTTAAGAGCTGGGGGGACGTCAGAACCGCCGTTGACCGCTCGATACTCCACAACCGCTGGGTCCTTGAGAACCTCAACGGGAGAAACGAGGAAGTCAGGCTCCTCAAGCGCTTTTTGAAGGGTATAAACGCCTACGGAAGCGAGATCTACGTCAGGGGCTTTTCGGGCTATCTGGCCGAGATTCTGGTCATCAAATACGGCTCGTTCCTCGAAGTCCTCAAAAACACCGACTTCATGCTGAGGCAGAAGATAATCGACCCCGGGAACTGGCTCAAGCGCGAGTATGAGACCGCTATGCGAACCATCAGGCGCGAGGCCGATGCCGACAGACCGCTCATAGTCATCGACCCCGTCGACCCGAGGAGGAACGTCGCGGCGAACCTGAGTTGGGAGCGCTATGGGGTTTTCTACTTCAGGGCACACCAGTTTCTGGAGAGGCCCTCCGGGGAGTTCTTCTTCGGGAAAGAGAAGAGAAGCGGGAACTACCTTGAGGAACTCAGAAGGAAGGGAACTCACCTCGTAACTCTGGCCTTCAATGCCCCGAACCTCGTCGAGGACGTCCTTATCCCCCAGCTGGAGAGGAGCGCGCGGGGCTTTGAGAAGGCCCTCTCCAGAGAGGGCTTCAGCGTCCTCGGCTGGGACGTTGGACGTAAAGGTGAGAGGGCCTTCATAATGCTGGAAGTGGACAGAAGGGAGCGGGAAAGGGTGAAGATAAAGCCCGGGCCCGAGTTCTTCACGGAGAGGGGCTGGGACTTTTACAGAAAGAACGAGCGGGTGTGGATCATCGGAAAGAGACTCTTCGCGGAAAAGGCCGTGAAGGAAGACGTCTCCGGAGTCATCGTTGAACTCATCGAGAAGAACCGGATTGCCATGGGGAAGAACGTGAGGGAGAACATCAGAAACGCGGAGATTCTGCTAGATTACGTTCCGAAAGAGCTGGAGAACGAGGCTTACCTCTTCCTGAGCAGAGAGAAGTGGAACCTGAAGGAGTAG
- the thpR gene encoding RNA 2',3'-cyclic phosphodiesterase, which yields MRAFIAIEVSDEVRDNLLKAQERIGNKAAKIKFVERENFHVTLKFLGEIDEALAEEVKRALEEIAKKHKKHRVRVKGIGVFPNPNYVRVIWAGIENDEGIKAIAADVEREMRRLGFKKDKDFVAHITIGRVKFVRDKLELAMALKDLANEDFGEFDVEAIELKKSTLTPNGPIYETVARFELAE from the coding sequence ATGAGGGCATTCATAGCGATAGAGGTTAGCGACGAAGTCCGCGACAACCTCCTGAAGGCCCAGGAGAGAATAGGGAACAAAGCGGCAAAGATAAAGTTCGTCGAGAGGGAGAACTTCCACGTGACGCTCAAGTTCCTTGGAGAGATAGACGAAGCCTTGGCCGAGGAGGTCAAGAGAGCCCTGGAGGAGATAGCGAAGAAGCACAAAAAGCACCGCGTTCGCGTTAAGGGAATAGGCGTCTTCCCGAACCCGAACTACGTGAGGGTAATCTGGGCCGGCATAGAGAACGACGAGGGCATAAAGGCGATAGCGGCCGATGTGGAGAGGGAGATGCGCCGCCTGGGCTTCAAGAAGGACAAGGACTTCGTGGCGCACATCACCATTGGCCGTGTCAAGTTCGTCCGCGACAAGCTTGAGCTGGCGATGGCGTTAAAAGACCTCGCCAACGAGGACTTCGGGGAGTTCGACGTCGAGGCGATAGAGCTGAAGAAGAGCACGCTTACTCCTAATGGGCCGATTTACGAGACGGTGGCGAGGTTCGAGCTGGCCGAATGA